The Impatiens glandulifera chromosome 3, dImpGla2.1, whole genome shotgun sequence genome contains a region encoding:
- the LOC124932278 gene encoding zinc-finger homeodomain protein 5: protein MDLKNSTSLFGSDSSTDLQDQLPDSTQRVRLKPPGSSFKALSLSSPTTSTARYRECLKNHAATSGGNVLDGCGEFMPAGDDALKCAACTCHRNFHRKEPETVVDIGGFASMVHPLQLPLSLPSPSPVKHGNRHWMGPPVKIAFAGGGGSGGAESSSEDLNFNVYHSGGGTPADPHPTSFVSSKKRFRTKFSPEQKEKMLDFAEKVGWRIPREDDPDAQRFCLETGVKRHVLKVWMHNNKSAKKVIGQQPGENE, encoded by the coding sequence ATGGATTTGAAAAATTCAACTTCTCTTTTCGGATCCGATTCATCAACTGATCTACAAGATCAACTACCTGATTCAACTCAAAGGGTTCGTCTTAAACCTCCCGGATCCAGTTTCAAAGCACTGTCTCTCTCTAGCCCAACAACATCTACAGCTAGGTATAGAGAATGTCTCAAAAACCATGCCGCAACTTCCGGCGGAAACGTCCTCGACGGATGCGGCGAGTTCATGCCCGCCGGAGACGATGCCTTGAAATGCGCAGCCTGTACCTGTCACCGGAATTTCCACCGTAAAGAACCGGAAACAGTCGTCGACATAGGTGGTTTCGCTTCCATGGTTCACCCTCTACAACTTCCACTTTCTCTACCGTCTCCGTCGCCGGTGAAACATGGGAACCGTCACTGGATGGGGCCTCCGGTGAAGATCGCGTTCGCCGGTGGAGGAGGAAGTGGGGGTGCGGAATCATCAAGTGAGGACTTGAATTTCAATGTTTATCATTCGGGAGGTGGAACGCCGGCGGACCCACATCCGACGAGTTTTGTTTCTTCGAAAAAAAGATTCCGGACGAAATTTTCGCCGGAGCAGAAAGAAAAGATGCTGGATTTCGCGGAGAAAGTTGGGTGGAGAATCCCTAGAGAAGATGATCCAGATGCCCAACGGTTCTGTCTAGAAACTGGTGTGAAAAGGCATGTTCTTAAAGTTTGGATGCATAATAATAAGAGTGCAAAGAAGGTGATTGGTCAGCAGCCAGGAGAGAATgaatga